In Pseudomonas putida, a genomic segment contains:
- a CDS encoding sensor histidine kinase, whose product MKCDPSLLLPAKPVVKSRLIRQLLLPPLIILLMVGLGFAGYLISESNGIRTLSENGERQLELHARTVESEISKYTYLPSLLELEDSVSQLLTDPDGGNRQAVNEYLEGLNRRSRSRAIFVLDTNGRVQASSNWRDADSFLGEDLSFRAYFQTAVRGEPGRFYGIGSTTGEAGYYLAHGLEEHGKIIGVAVIKVRLDTLEERWQRARLEAFVSDENGIIILSSDPARRLKSVRPLTPQIKERLARSLQYYWWPLNELEPLDREILADGVEKLTFPANLETAHGTPHEVTYLAQTRRLVDTPWHFTLLTPLQDLRRESMVQGVLVAVAFALLAILGIAWNERRKVIATRLAAREALEEANSQLERRITERTADLRASNERLKGQIRERRHAEQTLRHAQDELVQAGKLAAIGQMSTSIAHELNQPLAALRTLSGNTIRFLERGALDTATTNLRTMNELIDRMGRITASLRSFARRADDSGQASLAKAVEASLQLLGNRISGCRLQVHSQLDDPQLAIDQTRLEQILVNLIGNALDAMTHQPQPQLWLEGEMQGDKYRLRVRDNGHGIDNEARKHLFEPFFTTKPGEHGLGLGLTLSASLAAAAKGSLNVEHPASGGTAFVLALPLANPIQEPAEHP is encoded by the coding sequence ATGAAATGCGACCCCTCGCTTCTTCTCCCTGCCAAGCCTGTCGTGAAATCCCGCCTGATTCGCCAATTGCTGCTACCGCCGTTGATCATCCTGCTGATGGTCGGCCTGGGTTTTGCCGGCTATCTGATCAGCGAGAGCAACGGCATCCGCACCTTGAGCGAAAACGGCGAGCGCCAGCTCGAGCTGCATGCGCGCACGGTCGAGAGCGAAATCAGCAAGTACACCTATTTGCCGAGCCTGCTGGAACTCGAAGACAGCGTCTCGCAACTGCTCACCGATCCCGACGGCGGCAACCGCCAGGCCGTCAACGAATACCTCGAAGGCCTGAACCGGCGTAGTCGCAGCCGGGCGATCTTCGTTCTCGACACCAACGGCCGGGTGCAGGCCAGCAGCAACTGGCGCGATGCCGACTCGTTCCTCGGCGAGGACCTGTCGTTCCGGGCCTACTTCCAGACCGCCGTGCGCGGTGAGCCAGGGCGCTTCTACGGGATCGGCAGCACCACGGGCGAGGCCGGGTACTACCTGGCCCACGGCCTGGAGGAACACGGCAAGATCATCGGCGTGGCGGTCATCAAGGTACGCCTGGACACCCTCGAAGAGCGCTGGCAACGGGCGCGCCTGGAAGCCTTCGTCAGTGACGAGAACGGCATCATCATCCTCTCCAGCGATCCGGCCCGGCGGCTCAAGTCGGTACGCCCGCTGACCCCGCAGATCAAGGAGCGGCTGGCCCGCAGCCTGCAGTACTACTGGTGGCCGCTCAACGAGCTGGAGCCGCTGGACCGCGAGATCCTCGCCGACGGCGTGGAAAAACTCACCTTCCCGGCCAACCTCGAGACCGCCCACGGCACGCCCCACGAAGTCACCTACCTGGCCCAGACCCGGCGCCTGGTCGATACGCCGTGGCACTTCACCCTGCTGACGCCGCTGCAGGACCTGCGCCGCGAATCGATGGTGCAAGGTGTATTGGTGGCCGTGGCCTTCGCCCTGCTGGCGATCCTCGGCATCGCCTGGAACGAGCGACGCAAGGTGATCGCTACTCGGCTTGCCGCGCGCGAGGCACTGGAAGAGGCCAACAGCCAGCTGGAACGGCGCATCACCGAACGCACCGCCGACCTGCGCGCCAGCAACGAACGGCTCAAGGGCCAGATTCGCGAACGCCGCCACGCCGAGCAGACCCTGCGCCATGCCCAGGACGAGCTGGTTCAGGCCGGCAAGCTGGCGGCCATCGGGCAGATGTCGACCAGCATCGCCCACGAATTGAACCAGCCGCTGGCCGCCCTGCGCACGCTGTCAGGCAACACCATTCGGTTTCTCGAACGCGGCGCGCTGGACACCGCGACCACCAACCTGCGTACCATGAACGAGTTGATCGACCGCATGGGCCGCATCACCGCGAGCCTGCGCTCGTTCGCCCGGCGTGCCGACGACAGCGGCCAGGCTTCGCTGGCCAAGGCCGTGGAGGCCAGCCTGCAGCTGTTGGGCAACCGCATCAGTGGCTGCCGGCTGCAGGTACATAGCCAGCTCGACGACCCGCAGCTGGCCATCGACCAGACCCGCCTGGAGCAGATCCTGGTCAACCTGATCGGCAACGCCCTGGATGCCATGACCCACCAGCCCCAGCCGCAACTGTGGCTCGAAGGCGAGATGCAGGGCGACAAGTACCGCCTGCGCGTGCGCGACAACGGCCACGGCATCGACAACGAGGCGCGCAAGCACCTGTTCGAGCCCTTCTTCACCACCAAACCAGGCGAACACGGCCTGGGCCTGGGCCTGACCCTCTCGGCGAGCCTCGCCGCCGCCGCCAAGGGCAGCCTGAACGTCGAGCACCCCGCCAGCGGCGGCACGGCCTTCGTGCTCGCCCTGCCCTTGGCCAACCCTATTCAGGAACCTGCGGAGCACCCATGA
- a CDS encoding alpha/beta fold hydrolase yields the protein MRALRVLVFFLFSMPMAFAEQRCATDVPVQRAEVGEISLVYQSVGAPRDPALLLVMGLGGQLIHWPDDVVEALCRQGFRVIRYDNRDAGLSRWNQPPPAANLTVELLRYKLGLAVTAPYTLTDMADDGLGLMDALQIQQFHVLGVSMGGMIAQHMAAMAPERVRSLTLVMSSSGAAGLPAPAPALVALLARRSAPSREVAIEQQADLLAALGSPQVHDDRQTLLQQAAAAYDRAFNPEGAKRQIMAILAEPSRVELLNQLRVPTLVVHGTADPLLPVMHGVHLAAHIQGSQLRLIPGLAHRFQAPFKAPLLGAVLPYLQAHRQDMTHLAGL from the coding sequence ATGCGGGCTTTACGTGTTCTTGTCTTCTTTCTATTCAGCATGCCAATGGCGTTCGCCGAACAGCGTTGCGCCACCGATGTACCGGTGCAACGTGCCGAGGTGGGCGAGATCAGCCTGGTCTACCAGAGCGTCGGTGCGCCTCGCGACCCGGCGCTGCTGCTGGTCATGGGCCTTGGCGGGCAATTGATCCACTGGCCCGACGACGTGGTCGAGGCCCTGTGCCGCCAAGGTTTCCGGGTGATTCGCTACGACAACCGCGATGCCGGCCTGTCGCGTTGGAACCAGCCGCCACCTGCGGCCAACCTGACCGTCGAACTGCTGCGCTACAAGCTGGGCTTGGCAGTGACCGCGCCCTATACCCTGACCGACATGGCCGATGACGGGCTGGGCCTGATGGACGCCCTGCAGATCCAGCAGTTTCATGTACTGGGCGTAAGCATGGGCGGGATGATCGCCCAGCACATGGCTGCCATGGCGCCCGAGCGTGTGCGCAGCCTGACCTTGGTGATGTCGAGCTCCGGTGCGGCAGGCCTGCCGGCACCGGCCCCGGCGCTGGTAGCGCTGCTGGCCCGGCGCAGTGCGCCCAGCCGCGAGGTGGCCATCGAACAGCAGGCCGACCTGCTGGCGGCACTGGGTAGCCCGCAGGTGCACGACGATCGTCAGACCCTGTTGCAACAGGCGGCAGCCGCCTACGATCGGGCGTTCAACCCCGAGGGGGCGAAGCGCCAGATTATGGCGATACTGGCCGAGCCGAGCCGGGTCGAGCTGCTCAATCAATTGCGCGTGCCAACCCTGGTGGTGCACGGCACGGCCGATCCATTGCTGCCGGTGATGCACGGGGTGCACCTGGCCGCGCACATCCAGGGCAGCCAGTTGCGCCTGATCCCGGGGTTGGCGCACCGCTTCCAGGCGCCGTTCAAGGCGCCCCTGCTGGGCGCCGTGCTGCCCTACCTGCAAGCGCACCGGCAGGACATGACCCACCTGGCCGGGCTGTAA
- a CDS encoding NUDIX hydrolase — translation MPNTIRIAAALLIDSQGRTLLVRKRGTQAFMQPGGNIDAGETPVQALVRELHEELGLRIDPAQASHLGQFSAPAANEPGFEVQAQLFRVETDAVVTPAAEIEEVVWLAPDQAPALALAPLTRDLILPLYRQALNAPR, via the coding sequence ATGCCCAACACCATCCGCATCGCCGCCGCCCTGCTGATCGACTCTCAGGGTCGTACCCTGCTGGTACGCAAGCGCGGCACCCAGGCCTTCATGCAACCTGGCGGCAACATCGACGCCGGCGAGACGCCTGTGCAGGCCCTGGTGCGTGAGCTGCACGAGGAACTTGGCCTGCGCATCGACCCGGCCCAGGCCAGCCACCTGGGCCAGTTCAGTGCCCCGGCGGCCAACGAGCCGGGTTTCGAGGTGCAGGCGCAATTGTTCCGGGTCGAGACCGACGCCGTGGTCACTCCCGCCGCGGAAATCGAAGAGGTGGTCTGGCTGGCCCCCGATCAGGCGCCAGCCCTGGCGCTGGCGCCCCTGACCCGCGACCTGATCCTGCCGCTGTACCGCCAGGCGCTCAACGCACCGCGCTGA
- a CDS encoding amino acid ABC transporter permease, which translates to MNYNWDWGVFFKSTGVGSETYLDWYITGLGWTIAIAITAWIIALLLGSLLGVMRTVPNRLVSGIATAYVELFRNVPLLVQLFIWYFLVPDLLPEGLQEWFKQDLNPTTSALISVVVCLGLFTAARVCEQVRTGIQALPKGQEAAARAMGFSLPQIYNNVLLPQAYRIIIPPLTSEFLNVFKNSSVASLIGLMELLAQTKQTAEFSANLFEAFTLATLIYFTLNMGLMLLMRLVEKKVAVPGLISVGGK; encoded by the coding sequence ATGAATTACAACTGGGACTGGGGCGTGTTCTTCAAGTCCACCGGCGTGGGCAGCGAAACCTATCTGGACTGGTATATCACCGGCCTGGGCTGGACCATCGCCATCGCCATCACCGCCTGGATCATCGCACTGTTGCTGGGGTCGCTCCTTGGCGTCATGCGTACCGTGCCCAACCGTCTGGTATCGGGCATCGCCACCGCCTATGTGGAGCTGTTCCGCAACGTGCCGCTGCTGGTGCAGCTGTTCATCTGGTACTTCCTGGTACCGGACCTGCTGCCTGAAGGGCTGCAGGAATGGTTCAAGCAAGACCTGAACCCGACCACTTCGGCACTGATCAGCGTGGTCGTCTGCCTTGGCCTGTTCACTGCCGCACGGGTCTGCGAGCAGGTGCGTACCGGTATCCAGGCGCTGCCAAAAGGCCAGGAAGCTGCCGCCCGTGCCATGGGTTTCAGCCTCCCGCAGATCTACAACAACGTGCTGCTACCACAGGCCTACCGGATCATCATTCCGCCGCTCACCTCCGAGTTTCTCAACGTCTTCAAGAACTCCTCGGTTGCCTCGCTGATCGGCCTGATGGAGCTGCTGGCGCAAACCAAGCAGACCGCAGAGTTCTCCGCCAACCTGTTCGAGGCGTTCACCCTCGCCACGTTGATCTACTTCACCCTGAACATGGGCCTGATGTTGCTCATGCGCCTGGTCGAGAAGAAAGTCGCCGTGCCCGGTCTGATTTCCGTGGGAGGCAAGTAA
- a CDS encoding amino acid ABC transporter permease has product MEMDFSEIIPALPALWDGMIMTLKLMVMGVVGGIVLGTLLALMRLSSSKLLSNVAGAYVNYFRSIPLLLVITWFYLAVPFVLRWITGEDTPVGAFTSCVVAFMMFEAAYFCEIVRAGVQSISKGQMGAAQALGMNYSQTMRLIILPQAFRKMTPLLLQQSIILFQDTSLVYTVGLVDFLNSARSNGDIIGRSHEFLIFAGVVYFLISFSASWLVKRLQKRITV; this is encoded by the coding sequence ATGGAAATGGATTTCAGCGAAATCATCCCCGCCCTGCCCGCCCTCTGGGACGGCATGATCATGACCCTCAAGCTGATGGTCATGGGCGTGGTCGGCGGTATCGTGCTGGGTACGCTACTGGCGTTGATGCGCCTGTCGTCGAGCAAGCTGCTGTCGAATGTCGCCGGCGCCTACGTCAACTACTTCCGCTCGATCCCGTTGCTGCTGGTGATCACCTGGTTCTACCTGGCCGTGCCGTTCGTGCTGCGCTGGATCACCGGCGAAGACACCCCGGTGGGTGCGTTCACCTCCTGCGTGGTCGCCTTCATGATGTTCGAGGCCGCGTACTTCTGCGAAATCGTCCGTGCCGGCGTGCAGTCGATCTCCAAAGGGCAGATGGGCGCTGCGCAAGCGCTGGGCATGAACTATTCGCAGACCATGCGCCTGATCATCCTGCCCCAGGCCTTCCGCAAGATGACTCCACTGCTGCTGCAGCAGAGCATCATCCTGTTCCAGGACACCTCGCTGGTGTACACCGTTGGCCTGGTGGACTTCCTCAACTCGGCACGCTCCAACGGCGACATCATCGGGCGCTCCCATGAGTTCCTGATTTTCGCCGGGGTCGTCTACTTCCTCATCAGCTTCTCCGCTTCGTGGCTGGTCAAGCGCCTGCAAAAAAGGATCACCGTATGA
- a CDS encoding sigma-54-dependent transcriptional regulator, with protein MKPTPLTVLIVEDDPHVLLGCQQALALEDIACEGVGSAEQALERVGDDFAGIVVSDIRLPGIDGLELLNRLKARDRSLPVVLITGHGDIDMAVGAMRNGAYDFMEKPFSPERLVDVVRRALEQRGLSREVSALRRQLAEQGSLEGRIIGRSPAMQHLRELIANVADTSANVLIEGETGTGKELVARCLHDASRRHGQPFVALNCGGLPENLFESEIFGHEANAFTGAGKRRIGKIEHANGGTLFLDEVESMPINLQIKLLRVLQERTLERLGSNQSIAVDCRVIAATKADLDSLGQSGQFRSDLYYRLNVVTLELPPLRERREDILQLFEHFLEQSALRFDRQVPTLDSQTLSRLMAHDWPGNVRELRNVAERYALGLPAFKKGVGGGASQGLGFAEAVEAFERNLLSDALQRTGGNLSQASQELGMAKTTLFDKVKKYGLG; from the coding sequence ATGAAGCCAACGCCTCTCACCGTCCTGATCGTCGAAGACGACCCGCATGTGCTGCTCGGCTGCCAGCAGGCACTGGCCCTGGAGGACATCGCCTGCGAAGGTGTCGGCAGCGCCGAACAAGCCTTGGAACGCGTCGGCGATGACTTCGCCGGTATCGTCGTCAGTGATATCCGCCTGCCCGGCATCGATGGCCTGGAGCTGCTCAACCGCCTCAAGGCCCGCGACCGCAGCCTGCCGGTGGTGCTGATCACCGGCCATGGCGATATCGACATGGCCGTCGGCGCCATGCGCAACGGCGCCTACGACTTCATGGAAAAGCCGTTCTCCCCCGAGCGCCTGGTCGATGTGGTACGCCGCGCCCTGGAGCAACGCGGGCTGTCGCGCGAGGTGTCGGCCCTGCGCCGGCAACTGGCCGAGCAGGGTAGCCTGGAGGGGCGCATCATCGGGCGCTCGCCGGCGATGCAGCACCTGCGCGAGCTGATCGCCAATGTTGCCGATACCTCGGCCAACGTACTGATCGAAGGCGAAACCGGCACCGGCAAGGAGCTGGTCGCCCGCTGCCTGCACGATGCCAGCCGGCGCCACGGCCAGCCCTTCGTGGCGCTCAACTGCGGCGGCCTGCCGGAGAACCTGTTCGAAAGCGAGATCTTCGGTCATGAGGCCAACGCCTTCACCGGTGCCGGCAAGCGCCGCATCGGCAAGATCGAGCACGCCAATGGCGGCACGCTGTTCCTTGACGAGGTCGAGAGCATGCCGATCAACCTGCAGATCAAGCTCCTGCGGGTATTGCAGGAACGCACCCTGGAGCGCCTGGGCTCGAACCAGAGCATCGCGGTGGACTGCCGGGTGATCGCCGCGACCAAGGCCGACCTCGATAGCCTGGGGCAGAGCGGCCAGTTCCGCAGCGACCTGTACTACCGGCTGAACGTGGTGACCCTGGAGTTGCCGCCGTTGCGCGAGCGCCGCGAAGACATCCTGCAACTGTTCGAGCACTTCCTGGAGCAGTCGGCGTTGCGCTTCGACCGCCAGGTGCCGACGCTCGACAGCCAGACCCTGTCGCGCCTGATGGCCCATGACTGGCCGGGCAACGTGCGCGAACTGCGCAACGTCGCCGAACGGTATGCCCTCGGCCTGCCGGCGTTCAAGAAAGGGGTCGGTGGCGGCGCCAGCCAGGGCCTGGGTTTTGCCGAGGCGGTGGAGGCCTTCGAACGCAATCTGCTGAGCGATGCATTGCAACGCACCGGTGGCAATCTCAGCCAGGCCAGCCAGGAGCTGGGCATGGCCAAGACCACCCTGTTCGACAAAGTGAAAAAGTACGGCCTCGGCTGA
- a CDS encoding GlpM family protein, giving the protein MDLVFKAALGAGVVVLLAILSKTRNYYIAGLVPLFPTFALIAHYIVGKGRGVDALKTTIAFGMWSIIPYFVYLATLYVLVDRLRLEASLALATVAWLMAATVLVTLWVRLH; this is encoded by the coding sequence GTGGATCTGGTTTTCAAAGCTGCCTTGGGCGCTGGCGTGGTAGTCCTGCTGGCGATCCTGTCGAAGACGCGCAACTACTACATCGCCGGCCTGGTCCCGCTGTTCCCGACCTTCGCCCTGATTGCCCACTACATCGTCGGCAAGGGCCGTGGCGTGGACGCCCTGAAGACCACCATCGCCTTCGGCATGTGGTCGATCATCCCCTACTTCGTGTACCTGGCGACGCTCTACGTGCTGGTCGATCGCCTGCGCCTGGAGGCGTCGCTGGCCCTGGCCACCGTCGCCTGGCTGATGGCAGCGACGGTGCTGGTTACCCTATGGGTGCGCCTGCACTGA
- a CDS encoding glutamate/aspartate ABC transporter substrate-binding protein, which yields MRIVRQLLGAAIAAAVIASPAMAEELTGTLKKIKDSGTITLGHRDSSIPFSYLAGKPEPVGYSHDIQLAVVEALKKQLGTDIKVRYNLVTSQTRIPLVQNGTVDLECGSTTNNVERQQQVGFSVGIFEVGTRLLTKVKDGQPSYKDFPDLAGKNVVTTAGTTSERLLKAMNADKQMKMNVISAKDHGEAFNMLESGRAVAFMMDDALLAGEMAKARKPSDWVITGTPQSYEIYGCMVRKGDDAFKKAVDDAIVGYFKSGEVNKSYDKWFQQPIPPKGLNLQFPMSDELKKLIAEPTDKAADEKKS from the coding sequence ATGCGTATCGTTCGTCAATTGCTGGGCGCCGCCATCGCGGCTGCGGTCATCGCTTCGCCGGCCATGGCCGAAGAGCTGACCGGCACACTGAAGAAGATCAAGGATTCGGGCACCATCACTTTGGGCCACCGCGACTCCTCCATTCCGTTTTCCTACCTGGCCGGCAAGCCCGAGCCCGTGGGCTACTCCCACGACATCCAACTGGCTGTCGTCGAGGCCCTGAAGAAGCAACTGGGCACCGACATCAAGGTGCGCTACAACCTCGTCACCTCCCAAACCCGTATTCCACTGGTGCAGAACGGCACCGTCGACCTCGAGTGCGGCTCTACCACCAACAACGTCGAGCGCCAGCAGCAAGTCGGCTTCTCGGTCGGCATCTTCGAAGTCGGCACCCGCCTGCTGACCAAGGTCAAGGACGGTCAGCCTTCCTACAAGGACTTCCCGGACCTGGCCGGCAAGAACGTCGTGACCACCGCCGGTACCACCTCCGAGCGACTGCTCAAGGCGATGAATGCCGACAAGCAGATGAAGATGAACGTGATCTCCGCCAAGGACCACGGCGAAGCCTTCAACATGCTCGAAAGCGGTCGCGCCGTGGCGTTCATGATGGACGACGCACTGCTCGCCGGCGAAATGGCCAAGGCCCGCAAGCCTAGCGACTGGGTCATCACCGGTACCCCACAATCGTACGAAATCTACGGCTGCATGGTGCGCAAAGGTGACGATGCGTTCAAGAAAGCGGTCGATGATGCCATCGTCGGGTACTTCAAGTCGGGCGAGGTCAACAAGAGCTACGACAAGTGGTTCCAGCAGCCAATCCCGCCGAAGGGCCTGAACCTGCAATTCCCGATGAGCGACGAGCTGAAGAAACTGATCGCCGAGCCCACCGACAAGGCCGCGGACGAGAAGAAGTCCTGA
- the metR gene encoding transcriptional regulator MetR — MLEMRHLKTLHALREADSLVEAAERLHLTQSALSHQFKELEERLGLPLFVRKTKPIRFTSAGLRLLQLADATLPLLRGAERDIARLAGGTAGRLHMAIECHSCFQWLMPTIDQFRDAWPEVELDLASGFAFAPLPALARGDLDLVVTSDPLDLAGITYVPLFTYEAMLAVANQHPLASKPYIVPQDLIDQTLITYPVERDRLDIFTRFLEPADIEPAAVRTSELTVMMMQLVASGRGVCGMPHWALHEYSSRGYVKGKRLGEKGLFATLYAAVRTDMLDAPYMRDFLLTAKDTSFATLDGVSAVR, encoded by the coding sequence GTGCTGGAGATGCGTCACCTGAAAACCCTTCATGCCTTGCGCGAGGCCGACAGCCTGGTGGAGGCCGCCGAGCGCCTGCACCTGACCCAGTCGGCGCTGTCGCATCAGTTCAAGGAACTTGAAGAGCGCCTGGGCCTGCCGCTGTTCGTGCGCAAGACCAAGCCGATTCGCTTCACCAGCGCAGGCCTGCGCCTGCTGCAACTGGCCGACGCTACCTTGCCGCTGCTGCGCGGCGCCGAGCGCGATATCGCGCGGCTGGCCGGCGGCACGGCCGGACGCCTGCACATGGCCATCGAATGCCATAGCTGCTTCCAATGGCTGATGCCGACCATCGACCAGTTCCGCGATGCCTGGCCGGAAGTGGAACTGGACCTGGCTTCGGGCTTCGCCTTCGCCCCCCTGCCCGCCCTGGCGCGCGGCGACCTGGACCTGGTCGTCACCTCCGACCCGCTGGACCTGGCCGGTATCACCTACGTGCCGCTGTTCACCTACGAGGCCATGCTCGCGGTGGCCAACCAACACCCGTTGGCGAGCAAGCCATATATCGTGCCCCAGGACCTGATCGACCAGACACTGATCACCTACCCGGTGGAACGTGATCGCCTGGATATCTTCACCCGTTTCCTCGAACCCGCCGACATCGAGCCTGCCGCCGTGCGCACCTCGGAGCTGACGGTGATGATGATGCAATTGGTGGCCAGCGGCCGTGGCGTCTGTGGCATGCCGCACTGGGCATTGCACGAGTACAGCTCGCGGGGCTACGTGAAGGGCAAGCGCCTGGGCGAGAAAGGCCTGTTCGCCACGCTCTATGCCGCGGTGCGCACCGACATGCTCGATGCGCCCTACATGCGCGACTTCCTGCTGACCGCCAAGGACACCTCGTTCGCCACCCTCGACGGCGTCAGCGCGGTGCGTTGA
- a CDS encoding amino acid ABC transporter ATP-binding protein, protein MISIKNVNKWYGDFQVLTDCSTEVKKGEVVVVCGPSGSGKSTLIKCVNALEPFQKGDIVVDGTSIADPKTNLPKLRSRVGMVFQHFELFPHLTITENLTIAQRKVLGRSEAEATQKGLALLERVGLSAHAKKHPGQLSGGQQQRVAIARALAMDPIVMLFDEPTSALDPEMVSEVLDVMVQLANEGMTMMCVTHEMGFARKVANRVIFMDKGSIIEDCTKDEFFGDQSARDQRTQHFLSKILQH, encoded by the coding sequence ATGATTTCCATCAAGAACGTCAACAAGTGGTACGGCGACTTCCAGGTACTGACCGACTGCAGCACCGAGGTGAAGAAGGGTGAAGTGGTGGTGGTCTGCGGCCCTTCGGGGTCGGGGAAATCCACCCTGATCAAGTGCGTCAACGCACTGGAGCCATTCCAGAAGGGCGACATCGTGGTCGATGGCACCTCGATTGCCGACCCGAAGACCAACCTGCCCAAGCTGCGTTCGCGGGTGGGCATGGTGTTCCAGCACTTCGAGCTGTTCCCGCACCTGACCATCACCGAGAACCTGACCATCGCCCAGCGCAAGGTACTCGGCCGTAGCGAAGCAGAGGCCACCCAGAAAGGCCTGGCCCTGCTCGAGCGCGTCGGCCTCAGTGCCCACGCCAAGAAGCACCCTGGCCAGCTCTCCGGTGGCCAGCAACAGCGGGTGGCGATCGCCCGTGCGCTGGCCATGGACCCGATCGTCATGCTGTTCGACGAACCAACCTCGGCACTGGACCCGGAAATGGTCAGCGAGGTACTGGATGTGATGGTGCAACTGGCCAACGAAGGCATGACCATGATGTGCGTGACCCACGAGATGGGCTTTGCCCGCAAGGTCGCCAACCGGGTCATCTTCATGGACAAGGGCAGCATCATCGAGGACTGCACCAAGGACGAGTTCTTCGGTGACCAGAGCGCCCGCGACCAACGCACCCAACACTTCCTCAGCAAGATCCTGCAACACTAA